One Gossypium raimondii isolate GPD5lz chromosome 3, ASM2569854v1, whole genome shotgun sequence genomic window carries:
- the LOC105797043 gene encoding protein WHAT'S THIS FACTOR 1, chloroplastic, whose product MMISKRVLKRLACCYCRLRSQPSFIHHFRNFSLWSTKKDPDLEAALSRNRRWIVNNQIKNIILRCPNQVVPLEYLQKKFKTLDLQGKALNWLKKYPCCFEIYLENDEYHCRLTKRMIHLVEEEELVKDMQEPVFVQKLAKLLMMSVNQRLNVTKLNELKHSFGFPDDYIIRILPKHPEMFRLVNNGWRKSSMEIELLAWNPDLAVSAVEASAQKQGIEPCFSCSLPSTWIKSWQRFEEFNAIPYISPFLNPRGLEEGSKEMEKRIVGLVHELLSLTLWKKLSIVKLSHFKREFALPEKLNVLLLKHPGIFYVSNKYQIYTVLLREAYNGSELVDKNPLVIVKNKFGDLMQEGLHEYNQRRRVVNLEKKRKCMNLMKPERRKVASSETSNQDDNGDTLGGLGRLFDPEERKRFYKVLFDER is encoded by the coding sequence ATGATGATTAGTAAAAGAGTTCTCAAGAGGTTGGCTTGTTGCTATTGTAGGCTGCGTTCTCAGCCTTCTTTTATTCATCATTTTCGAAACTTCTCTCTTTGGTCAACGAAGAAAGACCCAGATCTTGAAGCAGCCCTTTCAAGAAATCGTCGTTGGATAGTCAATAATCAGATTAAAAACATAATACTTAGATGCCCAAACCAGGTGGTACCTTTGGAGTatcttcaaaagaaatttaagactCTTGATCTTCAAGGCAAAGCTCTCAATTGGCTCAAGAAGTATCCCTGTTGCTTTGAAATTTATCTTGAGAATGATGAGTATCATTGTAGATTAACGAAGCGGATGATACATTTGGTCGAAGAGGAAGAATTGGTGAAAGATATGCAGGAGCCAGTGTTTGTCCAGAAATTGGCAAAGTTGTTAATGATGAGCGTGAATCAAAGGCTTAATGTTACGAAACTTAATGAGCTTAAACACAGCTTTGGATTTCCAGATGACTACATCATTAGAATTCTACCAAAGCACCCAGAAATGTTTCGACTGGTTAATAACGGTTGGAGGAAGAGTTCAATGGAAATTGAACTTCTGGCGTGGAACCCTGATCTAGCAGTTTCTGCTGTTGAAGCCTCAGCTCAGAAACAGGGGATAGAGCCTTGTTTTTCGTGTTCATTGCCTTCAACTTGGATTAAATCATGGCAGAGGTTTGAAGAATTTAATGCAATTCCCTACATTTCACCTTTCTTAAACCCTAGAGGTTTAGAGGAAGGATCTAAGGAGATGGAGAAGAGAATTGTGGGCCTTGTGCATGAATTGCTGTCATTGACATTGTGGAAGAAGTTATCAATTGTAAAGCTAAGCCATTTCAAGAGAGAGTTTGCTTTGCCTgagaaattgaatgttttgttgCTCAAGCACCCCGGCATATTTTACGTGTCGAACAAGTATCAGATTTATACTGTGCTCCTTAGAGAAGCTTACAATGGGTCAGAATTGGTTGATAAAAATCCACTAGTCATTGTGAAGAATAAATTCGGTGATTTGATGCAGGAAGGGCTTCATGAATATAACCAAAGGCGCCGCGTAGTGAATTTGGAAAAGAAGAGGAAATGCATGAATTTGATGAAGCCAGAGAGAAGGAAAGTTGCGAGTTCTGAAACGTCCAACCAAGATGATAACGGTGATACTTTAGGGGGTTTAGGACGTTTGTTTGACCCGGAAGAACGAAAACGATTTTACAAGGTTCTTTTTGATGAAAGATGA